DNA sequence from the Streptomyces sp. NBC_01497 genome:
AGGGCGTCACCTCTGAGAAGATGGCGGTCCGGCCGGGAGGGAGCCCAGACATGGACGACAAGGAAGCGCTCAGGGTGGGCGCCGCCGTCCGCAGGCGGCGCAGGTCCCTGGGGCTGACGCTGGCGGCGGTCGCCGCCCGCAGCGGGCTCTCCGTACCGTTCCTCAGCCAGATCGAGAACGAGCGCGCCCGCCCCAGCACGCGTTCCCTGGAGCGGGTCGCCGACGCGCTGGAGACGACGCCGGCCGCGCTGCGCGCCGCCGCGGACTCCGCGCGCACCGTCGACGTCGTGCGGGGCGACGGCGACGCGGGCCCTCCCGCGCCCGGCGCCCGCCGGGTCGTGCGCGGCGGGCACCAGCTCGGTGCCAAGGAGTACACCGGCGAGCAGGACACCGGCCGCGAGTACCAGCACCGCAACGACGAGATCATGTACATCGCGGACGGTGCCGCCGAGGTCGAGGCCGAGGGCCGGGCCTACCGGCTGGAGCGCGGGGACACGCTCTACCTGTCCGGCGGTGTACGGCACCGCTGGCGCACCACCGAACCCGGCACGCGCATCCTGGTCGTCGCCGTCGCCGAACACATCGACGCGACCTTCGACCGGGACCGCTGAGCGGCCGCCCGTGATGGCCGCCCGAACGCACGCGAACCCCGGGCCGCGCGCCGTACGCCCCCGCGTCGTCTCCCTCGTCCCCTCGCTGACCGAGGCGCTCGCGGTGAGCGGCGCCGGGCTGCTCGTGGGGGCGAC
Encoded proteins:
- a CDS encoding helix-turn-helix domain-containing protein, with amino-acid sequence MDDKEALRVGAAVRRRRRSLGLTLAAVAARSGLSVPFLSQIENERARPSTRSLERVADALETTPAALRAAADSARTVDVVRGDGDAGPPAPGARRVVRGGHQLGAKEYTGEQDTGREYQHRNDEIMYIADGAAEVEAEGRAYRLERGDTLYLSGGVRHRWRTTEPGTRILVVAVAEHIDATFDRDR